From a region of the Syngnathoides biaculeatus isolate LvHL_M chromosome 2, ASM1980259v1, whole genome shotgun sequence genome:
- the LOC133506138 gene encoding collagen alpha-1(VIII) chain-like, producing the protein MNPKILHHIHLLITVFHLACGGAFSRSKTKSQQHQVQLQYNDGHPQQPFIGNEMPLLGQYGMELPQLPFELGKERLSTERKGQTFARGAKGPPPPGPDGEGYRIGPQGVQGPPGPPGPPGLPGQGLPGLPGKAGPTGPQGYPGIGKPGIPGLPGKPGGPGLPGPQGVPGPNGHEGPNGLPGPQGLPGPPGLPGISKPGGQGLPGQVGIHGEPGQRGSSGPPGQPGPRGEKGLGIPGLPGLKGPTGPPGPPGHAGIPGIGKPGVSGLPGEPGMPGKAGPHGGRGPVGPPGERGHPGPPGSMGIGKPGKDGFTGQPGLPGGKGEPGFPGLPGSPGLPGYGKQGFPGPKGQKGHNGFPGSLGTKGEKGHGGLPGMNGPSGSSGRPGPPGPMGPSGSIGFPGQKGEDGDGGPKGNPGLKGDLGLQGHPGQQGFIGEVGQPGLRGFQGPTGPKGEPGNRGLFGPPGTAGIPGPRGVAGQSGDKGPQGPQGIPGLSGPGGPIGPPGMPGQKGETGPPGVPGYPGEGIPGPAGQIGPKGSSGPLGPHGIPGQPGQPGPPGPPGPPATYPDLGHTLPLSGPYNGQQQAFKKTKNGGYTGENVLEIPAFTVKRIDPFPPVGSPVIFDKVLHNSNQDYSPQSGVFTCSVPGVYYFAYHVHCKGSNVWVALMKNNKPMLYTYDECTKGLLDQASGSAVLPLQQADTVHVQLPSDQAAGLYASQYVHATFSGHLLYQFN; encoded by the exons ATGAATCCTAAAATCCTCCATCACATCCACCTACTCATCACTGTGTTCCATCTGGCCTGCGGTGGCGCATTCTCCAGAAGCAAAACAAAGTCGCAACAACACCAGGTCCAACTACAGTACAATGATGGCCATCCACAGCAGCCCTTCATAGGGAATGAGATGCCTTTATTGGGTCAGTACGGTATGGAGCTCCCTCAGCTTCCATTTGAACTGGGCAAAGAACGGCTATCGACAGAACGCAAAg GACAAACATTCGCCAGAGGAGCCAAAGGTCCACCTCCCCCTGGTCCCGATGGAGAAGGCTACCGCATTGGACCTCAGGGAGTTCAGGGCCCACCGGGGCCTCCAGGACCACCAGGGCTGCCAGGACAGGGATTGCCAGGATTACCAGGAAAAGCAGGTCCTACTGGTCCTCAAGGGTACCCAGGAATAGGGAAACCAGGAATTCCAGGATTGCCTGGGAAACCAGGAGGACCTGGATTGCCTGGGCCACAAGGTGTCCCAGGACCTAATGGTCATGAAGGACCAAATGGTCTTCCTGGTCCTCAAGGACTTCCAGGTCCACCTGGCCTCCCTGGAATTTCAAAGCCAGGAGGTCAAGGTCTGCCAGGGCAAGTGGGCATTCATGGGGAGCCAGGCCAAAGAGGTTCTTCAGGGCCTCCTGGCCAACCAGGCCCCAGAGGAGAAAAAGGACTTGGCATACCTGGTTTGCCTGGGTTGAAAGGACCTACTGGACCCCCAGGGCCACCTGGACATGCTGGAATTCCAGGGATTGGCAAACCTGGTGTGAGTGGTCTTCCAGGAGAGCCAGGAATGCCAGGAAAAGCTGGACCTCATGGTGGACGAGGACCAGTGGGACCACCTGGTGAGAGAGGCCACCCAGGGCCACCTGGCTCAATGGGAATTGGAAAACCAgggaaggatggatttacagGCCAACCAGGGCTTCCTGGAGGCAAAGGTGAACCAGGCTTTCCAGGGTTACCAGGAAGTCCAGGTTTGCCTGGTTATGGGAAACAAGGCTTTCCAGGACCAAAAGGTCAAAAGGGACACAATGGTTTTCCTGGATCGCTGGgtacaaaaggagaaaaaggtCATGGAGGCCTTCCAGGCATGAATGGTCCTTCAGGTTCTAGTGGTAGACCTGGTCCACCAGGCCCAATGGGGCCCTCGGGTAGTATTGGGTTCCCAGGACAGAAGGGAGAAGATGGTGACGGTGGGCCAAAAGGAAATCCTGGATTAAAAGGGGATTTAGGATTACAAGGCCATCCTGGACAGCAAGGCTTCATAGGTGAGGTAGGGCAACCTGGACTGAGAGGATTTCAAGGACCAACTGGCCCCAAAGGCGAACCAGGTAACAGGGGTTTATTTGGCCCTCCTGGTACAGCAGGAATACCTGGGCCTAGAGGAGTGGCAGGACAATCTGGTGATAAAGGCCCCCAGGGACCACAAGGAATTCCAGGACTTTCAGGACCAGGTGGACCAATTGGACCTCCTGGAATGCCAggtcaaaaaggagaaacagGCCCTCCTGGGGTACCTGGCTATCCTGGTGAGGGAATACCTGGACCTGCTGGTCAGATTGGTCCTAAGGGAAGCTCTGGCCCTCTCGGGCCTCACGGAATACCTGGCCAACCAGGCCAACCTGGACCACCTGGACCTCCAGGACCCCCTGCGACATACCCTGACCTTGGACACACTCTTCCACTATCGGGTCCATACAATGGTCAACAACAAGCattcaaaaagacaaagaatGGTGGTTACACCGGtgaaaatgtcttggagataCCAGCGTTCACTGTAAAGCGCATCGATCCTTTCCCTCCTGTTGGGTCTCCTGTGATTTTCGACAAAGTCTTGCACAACAGTAATCAGGACTACAGTCCTCAAAGTGGTGTTTTTACATGCAGCGTACCCGGAGTTTACTATTTTGCTTACCATGTCCACTGCAAAGGGAGTAATGTTTGGGTGGCACTTATGAAGAACAATAAGCCCATGCTGTACACTTACGATGAGTGCACCAAGGGCTTGCTAGATCAGGCATCAGGCAGCGCTGTCCTCCCTTTACAGCAGGCTGACACTGTGCATGTACAGCTCCCATCTGACCAGGCAGCAGGACTTTATGCTAGTCAGTATGTCCATGCAACATTTTCTGGACACTTATTGTAccaatttaattga